TTATTATCAAGCAAAGCCGTTACCATTCACACATAGTTGCCTCAAAACATTACTAGTAAAACTTAGGGACAAGTGGATGAAAAAGCACTAAACTTATCTACTTTTGCTATTGCGTATATACAATTCTCAAAACCTCTATCGTATGTATCAAACTTCCTATTCACTATTGTATGTATCTTGTTACCTTTTTATCAGGTAATGTGCTGACATGGCAAGCATATAAGTTGCCACATGATCAAAACCGGTGTCACAGTGCTTGTAACAGGTCACATACATAGATATATGGGAGTTGAACATTTGACACATACAATAGATGTTTTTGATGGTCGGATACATATTAGAGATCTCGGGTTAAATTGGATCCAATTTCAAACACTTAAGCCATAAAAGTTACAAACTTTTAACTTCTAAACCAACATACTTTTGGCATTTAGTCATTTACATTCTCGATATATTTACTTTCACTTTGTTTCAACTAAATTATCAAGATAATTACAAATTTCAAGTTAAACCATCTTAATTctataaactttaaaagtaaaaatacatatacatatgcatatagatatagatagatacagaaTATAGTAAAAAGGTAAGGAAGAACTTACTAGTTAAGAAGTAAGAAACAGCAAAGATACAAAGGGCCCACCAAACAGTACGAAGTTTAGCTTCTTCAATCAGATCCTGTAAGCTTTCCATGGCCTTGTTCATCACTAAGAATTATGAAGTGtccaataaaaagaaaaaaattaagaatctTTGTTTGTGGGTTTGATTGAAAACGATAAAACCCAgaataaagattgaaactttggGTAAAATATAGAATAGAAGAAGGGGGAGTGAATATGAATGATACAGTAATAATTGAAAGGATCGTGCTGCCTGGCTGGTTGTTTGATCGGTGAGTTGGGGTTTGGGTTAATGGGGGGTGTgtgttttatctttctttgagTAGGCAGGGCTGCAGGCAGAGGTTGACGTGGGTGTTTTTAACAAGTTCCTAACTTTTGATTCAATAGTTTGAGACGTATTTGACATCTAGtcgtatcatatatatttttttttttttaatttcattagatCACCTCGtatttgttgttttattattttttttactttgtcgtttgaatttattattactTCATCCTATGGTGATTTTTTGTATCAATAAAAACCCCTCCTTGTAACATCCGTTTATTTTCATCCGTTAACTCACTCATGTGCAGCGCACATGAGGGTATTTTAGTCCTTTGCACCTCTAAAACACCTTATCCTACTTTTTCATTCACCTTTTGAGATCAAATACACAAAAGACCCATATAAACACAACtccatatacatacacacatatctatatatctatagaaAAAAATAGATCTATGCATATAAAGGTACACATCTATACATCTTACCATATTACTTGattatttaatatttgataatccaaaaaaaacacaaaactccAACAAAACAAAAGCAGCCAATGGGCTCTCTAGGGTTGGGTGATTAGCAGTCACTTCTTCACATTATTTCGATATACAATTAACACTTCTGATTTTATGAATAAGTTAGTGGTTGTTATCTTATTTAGGTTGACAGTGGGACGGTGGAAGATTCATTAATTGTTAGAATTGATTTGTGTGTATCATCGTGATCCAATTATTTCAATTTCTTATTGGTTGAATTCATTAAAGGGTCGGTTGGTGCTTATGATTTCTTTACAAATCATTGCTGCAACTTTTGATTCCATTTTTTAAATCCTTGAATCTGATGCGATGTCGGGTAAAAAGAACAAAGGAAGAACAAAAGGGGATTCCCATAATTCCGGTTCTAAAAAACCTATATTGTCGCCGGGTGCAAATGTCTCTGTTAGTAATATGGCTGGGAACGATTTGAAGATTCATGAGTGTTATTGGATAAAAATTTGGTTTATCAACAATCGTAGATCTATTATACTCATATTATGTATTTTGAAGaatattatttatgtttgagttattattgatttatgaagtttgttttatttctatatTGGTTTTGAGTGATTTGAAATGATTGAAAGTTCAGTTGGGTTTGAGTGTAGCAGATTAAGAAACAAAATGTATAAGAAATTAATAGATCTGGGTTGAGTGgttgatgatgaaaataatGAAGGGTATGGTGAGGAAGAAAGGAATATGAGAAAAGggttttgatcttttaattttgaaatggATGGGTAAAACATGTTATAAGGATAAAGTTAGGTGAgaaatgacaaaaataccctcacatgGTATGCACATGAGGTCCTTAACGGAGCCACCCTAACGTCCGTTAAAGAGAGGGGCATGTAATGAAACAAATAGTCACCACAAGGTGAagtaataataaattcaaacgacagggtaaaaaaatgataaaacagCAAACTACAGGGTgatctaatgaaattttctcttctttttattaactaatttgatgtattaaaatttactgtatattttattttatgaacaTTCAGGGGCGGTTATTGATATACAAAATGGGTATCCGTGCAATGCAGCGACAGTGGTGGCAACCggggtggtggtggtaacgatatgattattaatctaaaagtaactgacgtaaatggtagtgtagttattttatggttaagagatgtattttttgtaaataactttattaagaatattatagagatattaggtggaaatagttaaattaattaacaaaggagatagatattttggataaatatgagtgtaaaatattttacgGATATATTgagtagatttagtgtgtgagtttaGAATATGTTGAAATATAAgagtattttaggtattttaaaggtagagagttaaaaaagggggggggggggtagtttgtttattaattaacatagtatagatatagacaaAGTACTATCTGTTATGCATGTAATAAACTGTTAATGACAGCCCAAGAGTTATCATTATCGTTTTCCTTTTGTTAATTTAAACGCCAAACTATGAATATTTACAAGAGAGGTACTTGTACAATGTGGTGGTGGTTAGTGATGGATTGTGATGGTGACGacaatgtaaaagtaatttatgTAAAATGGGATAacgtagttattttaagggttaaagaatgtaatgttgtaaataatttaattaagagtattatatatatattttgtggaaatatttaattaatgggaaaaaaaaaagtggttttGATGCATAGgcttggaaaatattttaaggatattttaggTAGATGTAGTGTGTGGGTTGAGAATGTGTTAAAAGTTAAAGTACTTTAGGTTTTTTTAGAATCGAAAGTTAAAAATGAGGAAGcattagtttgttttataaatgaataaagATAATAAACCATTGAGTTCATAGCTTAAGCCATGGTAAGAAAGACTCTCCATCATGGTTTGGATTACCCATGTTCAAGACTTATAGTGCAAAGTTTTCCTTTAATTTGTTATCGTTTGTTTGGGCGGACTATTAGGGGGGTTTTCTCGTACTAAGTATTGAGTGAGAAGATCTCTAGCATGGACTCGATTAATACATCATAGTCTAGACCATTCGATATGATATTCGATCCGTACatatctaaaaaaaatgaatacttATTATAAAACTCATGTATTTTAGCAATTTAAATTAgcattgtaaattttaaaaaataaaactcaatcatctaataaaaaacttttaaactataaaatcaaatcaataaGTAATTAATTACATGGCTTATTCTAGAAAATTATAGATATTTTAGCtagtacttttatatatatatatatatttttttttgaaccgctttctaaaatattttagatattttagaaaattatacttttatattttataaatcttAAATAGTAGTATTAGTCTATTATAATTTCTACCCACTTGCGAGTTATGTGTAGGgatttattaatttacataGTAATCCGATTTAAACTTTACTagacaaaatataaaatgatgtgataaaaaaataaatatacttatgAAAATACTGAATAGCCAAAGATGCATCCAGATTTAAGTTTCACTTCGGATAATCATGAGTTTCATTTCAGACATGTGCTATAATTTAGGACTAAATTTAGATAGAATatactataaattataaaaaaggatattgattattatattgtataaatCAGACCCaaatatttgactttttttcaaatgatataaatagttattattattttttttctagttgtgacaaaaaaaagtttgttaaatatttataaagtgAATAAGTACCATATCAAGGAATAAAagtatacctttttttaaaagatttatcTAAATTTCCTGTAAAAGTATagaacaaaattttcatattttattttcaaaaagtctataaaacaattaatttaatcaatatatctatatcatatTACAAAGACAAACTCTTAAAATTTAAATCtttaagtatttatattttcgtATGTTAGACATTCAAGACTAATGCCCAACTACTTTACTAATTTTATTATGAGTTTCATTTACAccgaaatttatttttttctaaaaacttGTCCACCAACACACATTATGCAAGCACACTTCTAATCAATATCATTTATAATAATACAGACTATATGTTATCAAAGAGGATTACTGTACTAACGATCGATGCTTCAgaaataatattgtttttattgacGAGTATAATTTTGTTGAACAAAATATGTAATAAAACCCTAGCAAAATGGTAGAAAAATATTAGAGCATCCATAatgattaaaaatttatattagaGTATAATTTTATGTTGCTACCTCATTAAGTCAGTAACTTaaagctataaaaaaaaatcatcatccTTTATGAAAAGCTTTTCTTAAAGCTTTTTTGTcacttgatttgaaaaaaaaacttttacacAAAGAGTTGAGAATTTTGAATGTATTGATAAAATCAGTTATGCAACCCAATAATATCAACTTCTTCCAAAAACTCTATAGAATATACAAAAAGATTCTTCTCGatgcataaatataaatatataacatgatGATGGGTCTAGTTGCCAATAATCCATCCAAGTATCCAACTGAAAATCTAATTGAGACTTTGAGTGACAGACAttaaaacaatttcatcaaattgggCCTGTTTCCCAAATGGACCAAAAGTGCAATTTGGATAACCACATTAAACACTGAGATGTTTTGATTAGCTAGAGCCTGTTTTCTGAAGTGGGCTTTTCTAAATGAGAGCATATCAAACTTGAGCACGAGAGTCGGGAGCTGATAAATGGATGACTAgtctataaaaaaaacaatggaAAATGATCTGTACTGCAGATTTTACCTAAGGTTAGGTATTGCCATATTAGAAAAAGTTACAgattaaacctttaaatttgataaacatacataacaccccctgaattttacataaacccccttgaattttacataattccctcctgctttacctaagataggtactgcatactttacctaacctttccaaaaaaaccaacttgaagttttaagaggaaaTGCGGAATGTTTGAGCCGATGTTTGATATGTGAACGAAAACGTAAAAATGTTTATTCACAAGTTTATAAAAGACTATATTGATGgtttttaaaaaggtttttttacaacatatttttttatattatttaatatgtgaatggaaaaaaaaaacatgtgatccaatacatagtTTAAAAGTCTTCATGGTTCTTGCAAAAAAAATTGGTTCTCAAAGTAAggaaagtctatatatatataaactcttaaattatgtattggatcacatgtttggtttttttttaacccattttttttgtaagaaccttgataatccatttttttttgcaagaaccttgagaactctcaaattatgtattggatcacatgttttttttgttcatttacatgcgaaacgttataaaaatatatgttgcagaagaaatcttttttcaaaaccttacatATACCCGTTTGATCACATGTGAACGAAAATGTGAACATATTtaatcacaagttcacaaatggctattttgaatgttttataaaaaagtttattctacaactttttttttatatcatttcacatgtgaatgaacaaaaaaacatgtgatccaatacaaaatataaattcgACACATATGGCCTTGCATATAGGGCTTCCAACGAGCCGAGCTTTTATCGAGCTAGACTCGATCGAGTCGAACTATTATCGAGTTCGAGCTCGAGCTCAAACCCTAAATTAAGGCTCGAAATAATTATCGAGTTAAACTCGAGCTTACATAGCTCGGCTCGAATACTTATCGAGCTTTTCGAGCTTtccatatattatgtatatatttatatatataattcttaaatAGTAAATTTCTAATTCTACAAGAGgtatttgtataaattttgttataagtaatatatattttcaagctTTTCGAGTCGAGTTTCGAACCGAGCtcgagtcatgtttatagacaCAATCCAAATCAAGCCTTTTTCGAGCTGAGCTCGAGCCGTATTGTAGGTAAAAcaagtcgagctcgagcctacACACTGAAAGCTCGTCGAGCTCGAGCCAAGCAAATATTTTTCGAGTCGAGCTCGTGCAATGCtaagctcgagctcggctcgactCGACTCGACTCGATAACACCCCTACTTGCATCTTAGGAAGGGAGTAAGTGTTAATATACATGGGAGGCCTAAAGGAGGGGCAAACTCGATTTCCGGACAGGACATAATTTTTTTCAGGGCATAAACATtgaactttttaatattatgtataataatgtataatatgttatatatgtataaataaatatgtatttgattCCATTTTATTAGTTAATATGATAATTTTGTCATGTACAAACTTAGTTACTATAacattagttattatttatgaaaaattttgtttatatatttgaattcgcTAGATCTCAAAGAGCATTTTTAACCTGACTCGCCGACTCGGCCTAGACATTTGATATCTGAGGGCCGCGACTATTGATACACTAACTCGATAAGGCAGCGGATACATGGATTTGTAATCAACACGTAGAACTTGCACTTGTAGAATTTGCCAACTTTCTAATTATGGTTTATTTAATATGGTCACTAACTCACTATTTCCATTTGACATTAATATCATCAaatatgttttgtttgtttgtactATAGCTACGTTAGCTGAGGATCAACATGAAGATAATGTTGAAACAGCTGCAACTTCATCTAAGAGAACTAAACAAATCCAAACAATGTTAACAGAGTCATGCGTGCATTGCAATGAAATAGGCCATTGCTTTCAAGCCTATATATTGAAAAGAAGAAAACGCAGTTTTATAATGGGTTAACGGTTTACGGATGAATCTTATGGGCTTATGGCAATAAGGCTCAACTAAGAGATAATATGCACATCTATACTCCTATTACACtcactattttttaaaatagttacacaataatcagaggcggtaccaggaaaaaaatttaaagggggcaaacttagaaaacttatgaaatatACATCTAAaggggggcaaaatgttaaaaacctatagaaaatttttaaaaatttatgaaatttttaaaaatacatgacgaaatttaaatttggaggggggcattggacccccttgctccccctttagtaccgccccgAACAATAGTTACACACataattactaaattacccttaatattaataaaCACTCACTATgtaaagagtttttataaaatatcaaatttggtcttaataaattaatttaccctctaaatatttatattacgagtaataattaacactttaaaccttatcttttaaaaatatctactatcacaattacatcaacctatacCACTTGACagcgtcaccaccaccaatagtaccatcaccgacaccattcGACCGTCTTCCCTACCGCCGCCGCCACATTACTCtgataccatgctcgtaaacATACAAGTTAATATTATTGATGCATGGTGATGATAATGAAAGGGTATAATTACGTTATTAACCAATCCAAAGGCTAAAAGTTGCAAAATTAGCTCTAAAAGTTATACagtaataaaaatttatttacatCAAGTAAATCTTGAAaactaagttaaaaatatattgtttataaaagTGACATATTCTTTGTTAGTCTTTTGATGGCCCGATTGGCGAGTTCAATTTAAGATGTTCCACAGTTTGAGAGATCGATAATACTGCCTCATATAGTCATATTCAAGTTATATTAAGATAATTAAAACCTTATATGTTAAAGGGGTGGGAGTGGAAGCGGGGTGGGGTTTGGTGAAGGGCGGCTCCGCGTGGGAACACCGCCGCCGGTGGTGTGGGGTGGGGAAAAGGGGAGCGGATTTGGGGTTCGAACACCGAAGATAGAGAAAACCGCGGGGGGCTCATGCGCAGTGAAACAACCAACCAGAAGAGGCCACGTGGACCTGGGACCAAGCCTCAACGGCTAAATGTTGTTACCGttgcttttttctttcttttttttttttttaaaaaatctctcatttctttcttttcactatatatatccaACACCTTTTTTAAACAACACAACACAaactttaaatccaaaaccctccacttttataaaaaaaaagtgaaaatcgTTCTTAGCGAGAAACGCGAAATTGCCGCAAGACATGGATGGTAACGCCCTTTTTAGTTTCGTTTGTGTAATGTTTTCATTTGAATAATTGTTGGACTTGTTTTTAGTTtccttgtattttttttaaaaagtattatcatgtacttttttattcattaatgaatgttttttaatgttttaaatttatagagtaaaaataaatgggaataaaaatgatgatgtggAAATTGGGGTTGGGGTGAGTGGCGCCAccattttgggatgatttggggtGAATTGGAGAAGTTTGAGGTGCAGAGTTTTTATTGGAAGATGGTGATGTGGATATTTGGGGAACTTTGGGGTTGGGGAAACCATTCCCTCCCCCCTTAGTAAAAACGTAcaagaatttatttttttatatataaatttgtcgGGCATGATTCAGTACCGGGTAATTTTCGGTCCCCGCCTTAATTGTCTATGTCCATATGACCATACCTACTTGGCTGCTACTTCAAATTAAAGCATCTTTCCGATCCACCTTCGCTATTTCTTAATTATGCATAATTGCGTAAACACGTTTAAGTTCTTCTAAAGATCAAACaacatactatatataatatatatacattctgtTGCTTTCAACACAAAAATTTAAACATGATAAAACTATCATATTCTTTGTGTAATTCGTGACCTAGCTTATATATATGCACGAGATCGCGataacattaattaatatatctatTCATTCACGCTATGTATAAAGAATAATGAGTATATATTGTGGTTTTTCAATTCTCaatcaaattaaaaacatgCATATGTATCAAACCATAAACATTATCTTGTGAATGCATAATATTAATTTGCCTAGCTAGCTAGGTCCACGTCTATACAACAATGCATCAAAACATTAGTATCTATCCAcaacattatatattttgtcaATGTATGCCGATGTCTACGTCTATACAACCCATGCATTATATTACTCACTCATATAATGCACCAATACTAATTATTCAAATTCACAATTCATACCCACCATtaatttcaacaaaaaaaaacttgaacttTCTGATGGTCACCAATCTTTGTCATCATATGGGACCTAACGTTTGCATTCTTTCAACCGATTCTGGCCTCAATTTTCCAATTTGGTCCCACTACATCATTTCTACCCCCTCACCATCATACTACTTCCGCAGCTACTCCGCCACGCGCCACAGCTTCACGGACTTATCTAAACTACCACTATACACTACCCATTCTCGACCACCGTTATCACGTTCTTCTAGGTTTTCTTGAATTGTCAAACATTTGACCGGACCAGTATGTCCGGTCAAAACAGAAAGATAAGAGTGGAAGCCACTCGTATCTCTTTTCCACACGCAAATACTTTTATCCGCAGACCCACTAAACAACAAACTTCCGGCGGCGGCCAGACACAACACCGCTTGCCTGTGTCCTCTAATAACCCCAGCGTGATTTAAAACATGCTTCCGTTGTTCCCAAAAATTCACCAACCCATCTGAACTGCCAGCGTATACAACGCCATTGGTGACGTTAACCGCCACCGATGTTACCGCCGTTTCTTGgtttaataaagtataaatcATCATATGTTTTGTATCTTTCCCTACTAACTCCCTCCTCCAGACCTTCACCGACCCATCTGCCGACCCGGTGAAAACCAACCCATGAAAACCCGCAACGACCGAGTTAACCGCATCATCATGGGCCTGTACGGATTCCAAACATTTCGAATCCGAAAGTCTCCATACTTTAAATGTTTTATCCCAAGAACCCGAATACAATAACCCGTGTTCTTCATCCAAACTCATGCATGCAACGGCGTCGTAATGCTTAATCCACGGGACATTCCGGTGTCGTCGGACTTCCACGTAGTTTCCCGGATTCATTGACGTTATGATTATATCTCTTGTTGTCGGCAAACTACCAATCCGTTTATGCGCCTTTTTCTTTAAATTCGAATATTTCCATACCCGAATTTTACCATCTTGATGACCCGTAAAGATTCTTTGACCCGAAACAACAATAGCTTTCACCAATCCACTATTAGACTTAAACCCGGAATACTCGTTAAAATTCTTCCAAACCCGGATATTTTTAGAATCGGACCCCGTATACAACAAATCTCCAGCAGAAGCTAACGAATATATATGTCCCTCTTCACGTACTAACGACCCGATTAACCCGAATGATTCACCCGTTTGCACATTCAACCAAGGAGACTTAGAAAACGGCGACGTTTGATAAAACGGGGACGATATGAAGTTGTAGTTATTAGGAGACACGTTCGGAGAAGTTATAGCATTCGCGGGACTAACTGGAAACGAGACGTTGCTATGTCGATTATGCGAGCTCGTACTCGCGTCATCATCTTGTGTTTCACCGGATATGAGTAAAATGTTTGGTTCGGAGTTGTGGAAAAGTGACCCGAGCTTGGGTCTTCCGTGTGACGACGAATTCTTGTCGTCCGGGAACATTTGGATTTTGGTTTTCTGTTTTGTCATGTTTATTTGTAAAGGAGGTTCAAAAATGTTTGTAAGTAAAGAGACGATGAATGAAATTTAGTTCGTAATGTAAATGTATGAGAATgataagaaaataattaaagagACATTTTATAGATCGAACATTGTAGGAGTAGGTCAATTCAGAATCCACGTATTCAAACGCAAATGGCTTTGAATTCTTGATATCTTCATATTTTACTATTCTTGGTTTGACTTTGATAATACTTGCGTGAAGTATTAAAGTATATTTGTTGCTTGGAATATACGTGCTAAATCGAATTCAAACTGATTATTGTAATTCTAGATTTATTAGTGTGcattcatttttaaattttgttggtTGAAATAATATAGGTATAAATTAAgctaatatttttgtttttttattaaataataaaaaaacaaacattttttaactaatagattaggtatttttattaagtaatgACTTTTTTATTCAGACactaaataaattaatactctctccgtcccatattaaatgtccaattttgacttgtcaagtttttgttttaaactttgaccCTGAAAATATGTGTCTATATTATCTAACACgtatttcatataaaatatatggatggattgagttttcaatgtacttttcattgatataacttccgtcaactattatataacacaaaaaaagatATTCATGGTCAAAGTTGTAAACTAAAGacttaacaagtcaaaattagacatttaatatggaaCAAATGGAGTATCAACTAACCAACTCTACTTAAACGGGTTAGCCAGAgttatcttctaaatccactatgtgagCACCGGGGATGAGCTTTTCCCAAGGTCCCGGGTTATAGTCTTGGGACTCTCATGTCAAGGTATTTTCGATGAGGtaggggttggaggtccagtaAATCGCTAGTTGAAATTGACTCCAACACGTctaaatcgaaactaacttaagaattaaaaaacaaaaataaattaataaatattaactaaGTGAAGTAATTTCTTCAAACTGGTTATTATGATGTGAAACACGATTCATTTTTCCAGTTCTAGTCAAGAACgatattcaaattattaaaacaataccATCTAGGCGAGGcaaaaaatacaagtaaattACTAGACCGATCGAGAGGTTGATTAGAGTTATGTTGAACCAAAATGGTTTTTGCTAACTCTATATTTGTCACATGTTTTCTTTCATAAGTTTAAATAATTGCTTTACATGGTAATTGTTTTCTTAAATACTGGTAGTGTCTTTTATTGatatttgtaaataaatatactaTTTTTGTCTTTGAATATATGTAGAATTCATTATGCCAAATATAACCATATAATAAACGTTGTTTAATTGAAGATGAGGCCAAAGAGTCGAATAGATAGTAGTAGATGTTTAATAATTGATATGAGGATAGGATGAGGTGTTATGACTTATGACGTGTAAGTCCTTACGGTTTTGGAATGACTTTTGAATTTGACTATTATTAttcatttgaaattttttcatAAAGTTGGTAAAACATTGATTTTTGAGGACCTTCTGTTTGGCAACCTTTGGGCTTATGCCGCAAATCCACTGTCGGCCGTTACCGTTCATATCAGCAAAAATGTTTCAAACTCTGTGCACATGCCTTGgaacaaagtaaaaaaataaaaaattcaaaatcgtAGCAGTTgactaaaaaaaagttttatatagttaaatatactagctagctagtttatTCTTATTTGCAATTAACCTTTACAATGAATAAATACACACAATACAATTTACTAATACGAAAGAAATTTGTTTCCGTGTAGAAACATGATTAAGGATGATGCCGACCACCAACTTTTTACCTTTAAACTTGACTGTTTATCGTTAATAAATTAGTTCATATTCATGTAATTGCATATTAAGGAACTCATCGATATCGATGATGGTTGTCAAATTAGTTGTATTTTGTTGATTTATCTAATTAAAAGTGATGAGTGGAAAATTCATTAGTATAATTATGTGCGTTATATATtagatttatttctttttacaccttgttttcctttaaatgAACTTTTATTCACAAAACACTCTCAAAATGGTGGGTGGTCCAACTTACGTACAAGGTTACAATTTTCTCAAGAAACATTGGACTATCCAGCTCTATTTTTATAccaaaaaattctaaaaattaACAGTTAACACTTTACGTAATTGAGTCCCTATTAGCTTACATTCAAGAATCTTTTATCGTTTTTAACGTTCCAAATCTACCAACTATTTTTTTCA
The sequence above is drawn from the Erigeron canadensis isolate Cc75 chromosome 4, C_canadensis_v1, whole genome shotgun sequence genome and encodes:
- the LOC122595740 gene encoding protein JINGUBANG-like, encoding MTKQKTKIQMFPDDKNSSSHGRPKLGSLFHNSEPNILLISGETQDDDASTSSHNRHSNVSFPVSPANAITSPNVSPNNYNFISSPFYQTSPFSKSPWLNVQTGESFGLIGSLVREEGHIYSLASAGDLLYTGSDSKNIRVWKNFNEYSGFKSNSGLVKAIVVSGQRIFTGHQDGKIRVWKYSNLKKKAHKRIGSLPTTRDIIITSMNPGNYVEVRRHRNVPWIKHYDAVACMSLDEEHGLLYSGSWDKTFKVWRLSDSKCLESVQAHDDAVNSVVAGFHGLVFTGSADGSVKVWRRELVGKDTKHMMIYTLLNQETAVTSVAVNVTNGVVYAGSSDGLVNFWEQRKHVLNHAGVIRGHRQAVLCLAAAGSLLFSGSADKSICVWKRDTSGFHSYLSVLTGHTGPVKCLTIQENLEERDNGGREWVVYSGSLDKSVKLWRVAE